A section of the Terriglobia bacterium genome encodes:
- a CDS encoding HAMP domain-containing protein gives MPKSLALRLIVSLTVILIVVEGSFALYNVRKQERQVVDGMVLGADQLSRSIASATWHAMLADQRSAAYEVMQTIATKQGIDRIRIFNKEGRVMFSTSPGGETQVDKNAEACFLCHTREQPLVRVDVPSRARIFRGSDRSRKLGMVTAIYNEPACSRAACHAHPESKNVLGVLDVTLDLARVDRDLAGLEVRALLTTALEVSLLAIFIALFTRRFVGRPIEQLIEGTKAVSAMQLDRKVEVRTGGEVGELARSFDVMRERLKAAQLENAEFTHRLEAKVEERTAQLEETQRDLARSERLASLGHLAASVVHEINNPISGVLNLSTLMQRILKDDGIPAGRVEEFRRYLSQVEGETARVGRIVSDLLSFSRKSKREAGPADLNDIVRTTLSLIAHKAGQAGVRLEPELSPSLPALVCDASQIEQVVTNLALNGVEAVPRGGRVAVRTAAAADGRSLILAVSDTGGGIRKEDLPRIFDPFFTTKEDGKGVGLGLAVVYGIVEAHGGEISVETAEGSGTTFRVRLPLSARDTGREGAS, from the coding sequence GTGCCGAAGAGCCTGGCGCTCAGGCTGATCGTCTCCCTCACGGTCATCCTCATCGTCGTCGAAGGCTCCTTCGCCCTCTACAACGTCCGCAAGCAGGAGCGGCAGGTCGTGGACGGGATGGTCCTCGGCGCGGACCAGCTGTCGCGCAGCATCGCCAGCGCCACCTGGCACGCGATGCTGGCGGACCAGCGCAGCGCGGCGTACGAGGTGATGCAGACCATCGCGACCAAGCAGGGGATCGACCGGATCCGGATCTTCAACAAGGAAGGACGGGTGATGTTCTCCACGTCGCCCGGGGGCGAAACCCAGGTGGACAAGAACGCGGAGGCCTGCTTCCTCTGCCACACCCGCGAGCAGCCGCTGGTGCGGGTGGACGTCCCCTCCCGGGCGAGGATCTTCCGCGGATCCGACCGGAGCCGGAAGCTGGGAATGGTCACCGCGATCTACAACGAGCCGGCGTGTAGCCGGGCCGCCTGCCATGCCCACCCCGAGTCCAAGAACGTGCTCGGCGTCCTCGACGTGACCCTCGATCTCGCCCGGGTGGACCGCGACCTGGCCGGGCTCGAGGTTCGCGCCCTCCTCACGACCGCCCTCGAGGTCTCGCTCCTGGCGATCTTCATCGCGCTCTTCACCCGACGGTTCGTCGGCCGCCCGATCGAGCAGCTCATCGAGGGAACGAAGGCGGTGAGCGCCATGCAGCTCGACCGGAAGGTGGAGGTCCGCACGGGAGGCGAGGTCGGCGAGCTGGCCCGATCGTTCGACGTCATGCGGGAGCGCTTGAAGGCGGCGCAGCTCGAGAACGCGGAGTTCACCCACCGCCTCGAGGCGAAGGTCGAGGAGCGGACCGCCCAGCTCGAGGAGACCCAGAGGGACCTCGCCCGGAGCGAGCGGCTCGCCTCCCTCGGGCACCTCGCCGCCAGCGTCGTCCACGAGATCAACAACCCGATCTCGGGCGTGCTCAACCTCTCGACGCTCATGCAGCGGATCTTGAAGGACGACGGGATCCCCGCGGGTCGCGTCGAGGAGTTCCGGCGCTACCTCTCCCAGGTCGAAGGGGAGACCGCGCGGGTGGGACGGATCGTCTCGGACCTCCTCTCCTTCTCCAGAAAGTCCAAGCGGGAGGCGGGCCCCGCGGACCTGAACGATATCGTGCGGACGACCCTCTCGCTCATCGCGCACAAGGCCGGCCAGGCCGGGGTGAGACTCGAGCCTGAGCTTTCGCCGAGCCTCCCCGCGCTGGTCTGCGACGCCTCGCAGATCGAGCAGGTCGTGACCAACCTGGCGCTGAACGGCGTCGAGGCGGTCCCGCGAGGAGGACGGGTGGCCGTCCGGACCGCCGCCGCCGCGGACGGCCGCTCGTTGATCCTCGCGGTGAGCGATACCGGCGGCGGGATCCGCAAGGAGGACCTGCCCCGGATCTTCGACCCGTTCTTCACCACCAAGGAGGACGGGAAGGGGGTCGGTCTGGGTCTCGCCGTCGTCTACGGCATCGTGGAGGCCCACGGCGGCGAGATCTCGGTTGAGACCGCGGAGGGCTCCGGGACCACGTTCCGGGTGCGCCTCCCGCTCTCCGCGAGGGATACGGGACGGGAGGGCGCGTCGTGA
- a CDS encoding sigma-54 dependent transcriptional regulator, with protein MTRRWEILVADDEEVQRESLAAWLAEDGYRVATAASGREAIARVRERSFDVAFLDLKMPPGMDGIETMREVRRLSPGTTPIIITAYATVDTAIAAMKEGAHEYIVKPCNPHEISLLLERLRHLRNLERENVILRRKLTRQYRFQDMVSKNPRMHEIFALVRDIANLKSTVLIRGESGTGKELVAQAIHSVGDRASRPFVAVSCAALTETLLESELFGHEKGSFTGAHARKKGKFELADGGTLLLDEIGDISPKLQLDLLRVLQERSFFRVGGSEEVHVDVRVIASTNANLLEAVAEGTFRGDLYYRLNVIEIRIPPLRERREDIPLLAREFVERIATEMGREPVEIDDAALAVLMDHEWPGNVRELDNALERALVTCLGRALSSGDFAFLVRDASERGGRHVPVDLPLEEIEKQVIAATLRRHGGNIKETATVLGIDRSTLYEKIKRYGIPR; from the coding sequence GTGACCCGCCGCTGGGAGATCCTCGTCGCGGACGACGAGGAGGTCCAGCGCGAGTCGCTGGCCGCGTGGCTCGCCGAGGACGGGTACAGGGTGGCGACCGCCGCGTCCGGCCGGGAAGCGATCGCCAGGGTCCGCGAGCGGAGCTTCGACGTCGCGTTCCTCGACCTCAAGATGCCCCCCGGGATGGACGGCATCGAGACCATGCGGGAGGTGAGAAGGCTCTCGCCCGGGACGACCCCGATCATCATCACCGCGTACGCCACCGTTGACACCGCGATCGCCGCGATGAAGGAAGGGGCCCACGAGTACATCGTCAAGCCGTGCAATCCCCACGAGATCTCGCTCCTCTTGGAGCGGCTCCGCCACCTGAGGAACCTGGAGCGGGAGAACGTCATCCTCCGCCGGAAGCTGACGAGGCAGTACCGCTTCCAGGACATGGTCAGCAAGAACCCGAGGATGCACGAGATCTTCGCGCTCGTCCGCGATATCGCGAACCTCAAGAGCACGGTTCTGATCCGCGGCGAGAGCGGCACCGGCAAGGAGCTGGTCGCCCAGGCGATCCACAGCGTGGGCGACCGCGCCTCCAGGCCGTTCGTCGCCGTCTCGTGCGCCGCGCTCACGGAGACGTTGCTCGAGTCGGAGCTGTTCGGCCACGAGAAGGGTTCGTTCACCGGCGCGCATGCCAGGAAGAAGGGGAAGTTCGAGCTGGCGGACGGCGGGACCCTGCTCCTGGACGAGATCGGCGATATCTCGCCGAAGCTCCAGCTGGACCTGCTGCGGGTCCTCCAGGAGCGCAGCTTCTTCCGCGTCGGCGGCTCCGAGGAAGTCCACGTGGACGTCCGCGTCATCGCCTCCACCAACGCGAACCTCCTGGAGGCGGTGGCGGAGGGGACTTTCAGGGGAGACCTCTACTACCGCCTCAACGTGATCGAGATCCGGATCCCTCCGCTCCGCGAGCGACGGGAGGACATCCCCCTCCTCGCCCGGGAGTTCGTCGAGCGGATCGCGACCGAGATGGGGCGCGAGCCCGTGGAGATCGACGACGCTGCGCTGGCCGTGCTCATGGACCACGAGTGGCCGGGGAACGTAAGGGAGCTCGACAACGCGCTCGAGCGTGCGCTCGTGACCTGCCTGGGGCGCGCGCTGTCGAGCGGAGACTTCGCCTTCTTGGTCCGCGACGCGTCGGAACGCGGGGGGCGGCACGTCCCGGTCGACCTTCCCCTCGAGGAGATCGAGAAGCAGGTGATCGCGGCGACGCTGAGGCGGCACGGGGGGAACATCAAGGAGACGGCGACCGTCCTGGGAATCGATCGCTCGACGCTCTACGAGAAGATCAAGAGATACGGGATCCCGCGCTAG